In the Azospirillum formosense genome, one interval contains:
- a CDS encoding SAM-dependent methyltransferase — MSDAPDSLAHHLARRILMDGPLSVAAFMAEALGHPRFGYYMRQDPFGVSGDFTTAPEISQMFGELAGLWCVDTWARLGGPTPFHLVELGPGRGTLMQDALRAAALVPAFREAAQVHLVETSPTLRARQKETLAGIPVAWHDQLEDVPEGPTLILANEFFDALPIRQIQKTNHGWFERLIDLDSTGSTDTPRFRFVLEAFGSAGARLIPPALRDAPEGSVVEVSPASQAVARLIGERLAIHPGAALVIDYGYRSGPAVGDTLQALRRHAFAPVLDAPGEADLTAHVDFAAIAAAARDGGAEGFGPVDQGDWLARLGIQPRAAALKRGATAKQAADIDSALARLIGPDQMGTLFKVLALASPGLGPPAGFESPDPAT; from the coding sequence ATGAGTGATGCCCCGGACAGCCTCGCCCACCACCTCGCCCGCCGCATCCTGATGGACGGGCCGCTGTCGGTCGCCGCCTTCATGGCGGAAGCGCTGGGGCATCCGCGCTTCGGCTACTACATGCGCCAGGACCCCTTCGGCGTGTCCGGCGACTTCACCACCGCGCCGGAAATCAGCCAGATGTTCGGCGAGCTGGCCGGGCTGTGGTGCGTCGACACCTGGGCGCGGCTGGGCGGCCCTACCCCCTTCCATCTGGTGGAGCTGGGGCCGGGCCGCGGCACGCTGATGCAGGACGCGCTGCGCGCCGCCGCGCTCGTCCCCGCCTTCCGCGAGGCCGCGCAGGTCCATCTCGTGGAGACCAGCCCGACGCTGCGCGCCCGCCAGAAGGAAACCCTGGCCGGCATTCCGGTCGCGTGGCACGACCAGCTGGAGGACGTGCCCGAAGGCCCGACCCTGATCCTCGCCAACGAGTTCTTCGACGCCCTGCCCATCCGCCAGATCCAGAAGACCAACCACGGCTGGTTCGAGCGGCTGATCGACCTCGACAGCACAGGATCGACGGACACGCCCCGCTTCCGCTTCGTCCTGGAGGCTTTCGGCAGCGCCGGTGCCCGGCTGATCCCGCCGGCCCTGCGCGACGCGCCGGAGGGCAGCGTGGTCGAGGTCTCCCCGGCCTCCCAGGCGGTGGCCCGGCTGATCGGGGAGCGTCTGGCGATCCACCCCGGGGCGGCGCTGGTCATCGACTACGGCTACCGCAGCGGGCCGGCGGTCGGCGACACGCTCCAGGCGCTGCGCCGCCACGCCTTCGCCCCCGTGCTGGACGCGCCGGGCGAGGCCGACCTAACCGCCCATGTGGACTTCGCCGCCATCGCCGCCGCCGCGCGCGACGGCGGGGCGGAGGGCTTCGGGCCGGTGGACCAGGGCGACTGGCTCGCCCGGCTGGGCATCCAGCCGCGCGCCGCCGCGCTGAAGCGCGGGGCCACGGCGAAGCAGGCCGCGGACATCGACTCCGCATTGGCCCGCTTGATCGGGCCCGACCAAATGGGCACCCTCTTCAAGGTGTTGGCCCTCGCCTCCCCCGGCCTGGGGCCTCCGGCGGGCTTCGAAAGCCCGGATCCGGCAACTTGA
- a CDS encoding sigma-70 family RNA polymerase sigma factor, whose translation MAERDRSSLLGLLLDHYEEMTGHLARRLGSLCLAEDVVQDTYLRLRSLTALPEIDNPRSYLYRMADNIALDRIRAETRRGRRFAPAELGLDQPLDEPDAEAALEHKQRLERLSHALAELPPRCREVFLLHKFDGLSHADIAARLGISRSMVEKHVMKALAHCRDRLAL comes from the coding sequence ATGGCTGAACGAGACCGGTCTTCCCTGCTGGGTTTGCTGCTCGACCATTACGAGGAGATGACGGGCCATCTGGCCCGGCGCCTGGGGTCGCTGTGCCTCGCCGAGGACGTCGTGCAGGACACTTACCTGCGCCTGCGCAGCCTGACCGCGCTGCCGGAGATCGACAACCCGCGCTCCTACCTGTACCGCATGGCCGACAACATCGCGCTGGACCGGATTCGCGCGGAAACCCGCCGGGGGCGCCGCTTCGCCCCGGCGGAGCTCGGGCTCGACCAGCCTCTGGACGAGCCGGACGCCGAGGCGGCGCTGGAGCACAAGCAGCGGCTGGAACGGCTGAGCCACGCGCTGGCCGAACTGCCCCCACGCTGCCGTGAGGTGTTTCTGCTTCACAAGTTCGATGGGCTGAGCCATGCCGACATCGCCGCGCGCCTTGGCATCTCGCGCAGCATGGTGGAGAAGCATGTCATGAAGGCCCTGGCCCATTGCCGCGACCGGCTGGCGCTCTGA
- a CDS encoding FecR domain-containing protein gives MPRPAGALMERERDQPDFRETPRDAALAWFVRMESGDADAADRRAFHAWLAQDPAHRREYDRLAGLWDDLDRVPDPRRERRAAPTRRRFLAVGALGGAAACAAALGGAVVLTGWPDGLTTGIGERRTVTLDDGSVLTLDADSALSIAFTAGERRVRLTGGRAHFVTAPDPGRPFVVTCAEGRIATADASFVVHRCLDSVVVAVESGTASLTTGMEPPLPIAAGQSRSYSPDGPGPLLSQGVAVENAWRHGRLVFQGQTLDAVIADLNRYHPARIVLWDRPLAGLRFDGSVDISRPDAALNAILRTLPLRTLRPVPGLVIIRSV, from the coding sequence TTGCCGCGACCGGCTGGCGCTCTGATGGAGCGCGAGCGCGACCAACCGGACTTTCGGGAGACTCCGCGGGACGCGGCCCTGGCGTGGTTCGTGCGCATGGAGTCGGGCGATGCCGACGCGGCGGACCGCCGCGCCTTTCACGCCTGGCTGGCGCAGGACCCGGCCCACCGCCGCGAATACGACCGGCTCGCCGGGCTGTGGGACGATCTGGACCGGGTGCCCGATCCGCGCAGGGAACGCCGCGCCGCGCCGACGCGCCGCCGTTTCCTGGCCGTCGGCGCCCTCGGCGGTGCGGCGGCCTGCGCCGCGGCGCTGGGCGGCGCGGTCGTCCTGACCGGCTGGCCGGACGGCCTGACGACCGGGATCGGCGAACGGCGGACGGTGACGCTGGACGACGGCTCGGTCCTGACCCTGGACGCCGACAGCGCGCTGTCCATTGCGTTCACCGCCGGCGAACGGCGCGTCCGTCTGACCGGGGGGCGGGCGCATTTCGTGACCGCTCCCGACCCGGGGCGCCCCTTCGTCGTCACCTGCGCCGAGGGACGGATCGCCACCGCCGACGCCAGCTTCGTGGTGCACCGCTGCCTGGATTCCGTGGTGGTGGCGGTGGAGTCCGGAACGGCCAGCCTGACCACCGGGATGGAGCCCCCCCTTCCCATCGCCGCCGGGCAAAGCCGGTCCTACAGCCCCGATGGTCCCGGCCCGCTGCTGAGCCAGGGCGTGGCGGTGGAGAACGCGTGGCGGCACGGCCGGCTGGTCTTCCAGGGACAGACGCTCGACGCGGTGATCGCGGACCTCAACCGCTACCACCCCGCCCGCATCGTGCTGTGGGACCGCCCGCTCGCCGGCCTGCGCTTCGACGGCAGCGTGGACATCAGCCGGCCGGATGCGGCCCTGAACGCCATTCTCCGCACGCTTCCCTTGCGCACGCTGCGCCCCGTTCCCGGCCTGGTCATCATCCGGTCCGTCTAG
- the lgt gene encoding prolipoprotein diacylglyceryl transferase, whose product MLAIAFPAIDPVAFELGPIVIRWYALAYLAGFVLGWRYCLALARGTPGRPSAEDYDDFLTWAVVGVILGGRIGYVLFYNLPFYLQNPLDALMVWHGGMSFHGGLIGVLGAILLFCWKRGLSPLAFGDLIAAAAPIGLFFGRIANFINGELYGRPAPEVSWAVVFPRDPLQVPRHPSQLYEAFLEGAVLFVLLAILVRMPAVRGRAGMTAGIFFIGYGLSRIIAEFFREPDAQLGFLYAGATMGQLLSVPMVLFGAWLVAQARRRPAAV is encoded by the coding sequence ATGCTCGCCATCGCCTTCCCCGCCATCGACCCCGTGGCGTTCGAACTCGGGCCGATCGTCATCCGCTGGTACGCGCTGGCCTATCTGGCGGGCTTCGTGCTCGGCTGGCGCTACTGCCTGGCGCTGGCCCGCGGCACGCCGGGCCGCCCCTCGGCGGAGGATTACGACGACTTCCTGACCTGGGCCGTGGTCGGCGTCATCCTGGGCGGGCGGATCGGCTACGTGCTGTTCTACAACCTGCCCTTCTACCTGCAGAATCCGCTCGACGCGCTGATGGTCTGGCACGGCGGCATGTCCTTCCACGGCGGGCTGATCGGCGTCCTGGGCGCGATCCTGCTGTTCTGCTGGAAGCGCGGCCTGTCGCCGCTGGCCTTCGGCGACCTGATCGCCGCGGCGGCCCCCATCGGGCTGTTCTTCGGCCGCATCGCCAACTTCATCAACGGCGAGCTGTACGGCCGCCCGGCGCCCGAGGTGTCCTGGGCGGTGGTGTTCCCGCGCGATCCGCTGCAGGTGCCGCGGCACCCCAGCCAGCTCTACGAGGCCTTCCTGGAGGGGGCGGTCCTCTTCGTCCTGCTGGCCATCCTGGTGCGGATGCCCGCCGTGCGCGGGCGGGCCGGCATGACGGCGGGCATCTTCTTCATCGGCTACGGCCTGTCGCGAATCATCGCGGAGTTCTTCCGCGAGCCGGACGCGCAGCTCGGCTTCCTCTACGCCGGGGCGACGATGGGACAACTTCTGTCGGTGCCGATGGTTCTGTTCGGTGCGTGGCTGGTCGCCCAGGCCCGCCGCCGCCCCGCCGCCGTCTGA
- a CDS encoding ribose-phosphate pyrophosphokinase, whose translation MKVLAGNSNRPLAEAISTCLGVPLTKASIRRFSDMEVFVEILENVRGEDVFVVQSTSFPANDNLMELLVTIDALRRGSARRITAVLPYYGYARQDRKTGPRTPISAKLVANLITQAGANRVLTMDLHAGQIQGFFDIPTDNLMAAPVFEKDIRATFEDIGEVTMVSPDVGGVVRARSLAKRLDADLAIIDKRRERAGVSEVMNIIGDVKNRRCILLDDIVDSGGTLCNAAVALMDAGAKSVHAYCTHGVLSGGAVARVAVSPLEQLVTTDSIQATEAVRVSRNIRQLTIAPLLADAITRISEERSVSSLFS comes from the coding sequence ATGAAGGTGCTTGCCGGCAACAGCAACCGTCCGCTGGCCGAGGCCATCTCCACCTGTCTCGGCGTGCCGCTGACCAAAGCGAGCATCCGCCGTTTTTCGGACATGGAGGTGTTCGTCGAAATCCTGGAGAACGTGCGCGGCGAAGACGTGTTCGTGGTCCAGTCGACGTCGTTCCCGGCCAACGACAACCTGATGGAGCTGCTGGTCACCATCGACGCCCTGCGTCGCGGGTCGGCCCGGCGCATCACGGCGGTCCTCCCCTACTACGGCTATGCGCGCCAGGATCGCAAGACCGGCCCGCGCACGCCGATCTCGGCCAAGCTGGTCGCCAACCTGATCACCCAGGCCGGCGCCAACCGCGTGCTGACCATGGACCTGCACGCGGGCCAGATCCAGGGCTTCTTCGACATCCCGACCGACAACCTGATGGCCGCCCCGGTGTTCGAGAAGGACATCCGCGCGACCTTCGAGGACATCGGCGAGGTGACGATGGTGTCGCCCGACGTCGGCGGCGTGGTGCGCGCCCGCTCGCTGGCCAAGCGGCTGGATGCCGATCTCGCTATCATCGACAAGCGGCGCGAGCGCGCCGGCGTGTCGGAGGTGATGAACATCATCGGCGACGTCAAGAACCGCCGCTGCATCCTGCTCGACGACATCGTGGATTCGGGCGGCACGCTGTGCAACGCCGCGGTCGCCCTGATGGACGCTGGCGCGAAGTCGGTCCACGCCTACTGCACCCACGGCGTGCTGTCCGGCGGTGCGGTGGCCCGCGTGGCCGTGTCGCCGCTGGAGCAGCTCGTCACCACCGACAGCATCCAGGCGACCGAGGCCGTGCGCGTGTCCCGCAACATCCGCCAGCTCACCATCGCCCCGCTGCTCGCCGACGCGATCACCCGCATCAGCGAGGAGCGTTCGGTGTCGAGCCTGTTCTCGTAA
- the pth gene encoding aminoacyl-tRNA hydrolase, giving the protein MLLLVGLGNPGAEYARNRHNIGFMAVEEIARRHGFGPWRKRFQGQTAEGTIGGEKVIALEPLTFMNLSGQSVTAAVQFFKMKPEDVVVIHDELDLPPGKLRVKKGGGHGGHNGLRSIDAHLGKEYWRIRLGIGHPGDKDRVSGYVLHDFAKAEQSWLDPLIDAVADAFPLVVKGQPENFMNKVTLATAP; this is encoded by the coding sequence ATGCTGCTGCTGGTGGGATTGGGCAACCCTGGCGCCGAATACGCGCGCAACCGGCACAACATCGGCTTCATGGCGGTGGAGGAGATCGCCCGCCGCCACGGCTTCGGCCCCTGGCGCAAGCGCTTCCAGGGCCAGACCGCCGAGGGCACGATCGGCGGCGAGAAGGTGATCGCGCTGGAGCCGCTGACCTTCATGAACCTGTCCGGCCAGTCGGTCACCGCGGCCGTCCAGTTCTTCAAGATGAAGCCCGAGGACGTCGTCGTCATCCATGACGAGCTGGACCTGCCGCCCGGCAAGCTCCGCGTCAAGAAGGGCGGCGGCCACGGCGGGCACAACGGCCTGCGCTCCATCGACGCGCATCTCGGCAAGGAGTACTGGCGCATCCGCCTGGGCATCGGCCATCCCGGCGACAAGGACCGGGTCAGCGGCTATGTGCTCCACGACTTCGCCAAGGCCGAGCAGAGCTGGCTCGACCCGCTGATCGATGCCGTCGCCGACGCCTTCCCGCTGGTGGTGAAGGGGCAGCCCGAGAATTTCATGAACAAGGTCACCCTGGCGACGGCCCCCTGA
- a CDS encoding long-chain fatty acid--CoA ligase, translating into MGDAARRLPDQSWTLGYPPDVDWNAPIPVKPLTALLEDAAARFAERPFLDFMGKRSTYGEVARMVDRAARGFQAIGVGKGVRVGLFLPNTPYYVICYFAVLKAGGTVVNFNPLYAERELHHQITDSGVELMVTLDLKVLYGKMARMLAESGLKRLVICPMADILPFPKNWLFPIVKRAEVARIPADDRHLSFRRLIANDGAPKPVAIDPAEDVAVLQYTGGTTGVPKGAMLTHANLFANTEQCSLWFVGAREGEERMLGVLPFFHVFAMTVVMNFSIRIGAEIVMLPRFELDQVMETIHTKKPTLFPAVPTIYTAINHHRHLEKYDLSSIRYCLSGGAPLPVEVKEAFERNTGCVLVEGYGLSESSPVATANPVTGLNKAGSIGLPLPGTLIEIVSLEEPRRVLPVGEKGEVCIRGPQVMKGYWNKPSETALTLVDGRLHTGDVGYMDEDGYTHIVDRIKDMILCSGFNVYPRNVEEAIYLHPAVAECVVAGLPDEYRGQTVKAYIRVDDGKTLTREELIDFLKDKLSPIEMPKAVEFRGELPKTMIGKLSRKALLDEEEARRKGA; encoded by the coding sequence ATGGGGGATGCGGCCCGCAGATTGCCGGACCAGAGCTGGACCCTGGGCTACCCGCCCGACGTGGACTGGAACGCGCCGATCCCGGTGAAACCGCTGACCGCGCTGCTGGAGGACGCGGCGGCCCGTTTCGCCGAGCGTCCCTTCCTCGACTTCATGGGCAAGCGCTCGACCTATGGGGAGGTGGCGCGGATGGTGGACCGCGCCGCCCGCGGATTTCAGGCGATCGGCGTCGGCAAGGGCGTGCGCGTCGGGCTGTTCCTGCCCAACACGCCCTATTACGTGATCTGCTACTTCGCGGTCCTGAAGGCCGGCGGAACGGTGGTGAACTTCAACCCCCTCTACGCCGAGCGGGAGCTGCACCACCAGATCACCGACAGCGGCGTCGAGCTGATGGTCACGCTCGACCTCAAGGTGCTGTACGGCAAGATGGCCCGGATGCTCGCCGAATCGGGGCTGAAGCGGTTGGTGATCTGCCCGATGGCCGACATCCTGCCCTTCCCCAAGAACTGGCTGTTCCCCATCGTCAAACGGGCGGAGGTCGCGCGCATCCCCGCGGACGACCGCCACCTGTCCTTCCGCCGCCTCATCGCCAACGACGGCGCCCCGAAGCCGGTCGCCATCGACCCGGCGGAGGACGTGGCGGTGCTGCAATACACCGGCGGGACCACCGGCGTGCCGAAGGGCGCCATGCTGACCCACGCCAACCTGTTCGCCAACACCGAGCAGTGCAGCCTGTGGTTCGTCGGCGCGCGGGAGGGGGAGGAACGGATGCTGGGCGTGCTGCCCTTCTTCCACGTCTTCGCCATGACCGTGGTGATGAATTTCAGCATCCGCATCGGGGCGGAGATCGTCATGCTGCCCCGCTTCGAGCTGGACCAGGTGATGGAGACCATCCACACCAAGAAGCCGACGCTGTTTCCGGCGGTGCCGACCATCTACACGGCGATCAACCACCACAGGCATCTGGAGAAGTACGACCTCTCCTCGATCCGCTACTGCCTGTCGGGCGGCGCGCCCCTGCCGGTGGAGGTGAAGGAGGCGTTCGAGCGGAACACCGGCTGCGTCCTGGTGGAGGGCTACGGCCTGTCCGAGTCCTCGCCGGTCGCCACGGCCAATCCGGTGACCGGGCTGAACAAGGCGGGCTCCATCGGCCTGCCCCTGCCCGGCACGCTGATCGAGATCGTCAGCCTGGAGGAGCCGCGCCGGGTCCTGCCCGTCGGCGAGAAGGGCGAGGTGTGCATCCGCGGCCCGCAGGTGATGAAGGGCTATTGGAACAAGCCGTCGGAAACGGCGCTGACCCTGGTGGACGGGCGCCTGCACACCGGCGACGTCGGCTACATGGACGAGGACGGCTACACCCACATCGTCGACCGCATCAAGGACATGATCCTGTGCAGCGGCTTCAACGTCTACCCGCGCAACGTCGAGGAGGCGATCTACCTGCACCCCGCCGTCGCGGAATGCGTGGTCGCCGGTCTGCCCGACGAGTACCGCGGCCAGACGGTGAAGGCCTACATCCGCGTCGACGACGGCAAGACCCTGACGCGCGAGGAACTGATCGACTTCCTCAAGGACAAGCTCTCCCCCATCGAGATGCCCAAGGCGGTCGAGTTCCGCGGCGAGTTGCCCAAGACGATGATCGGCAAGCTGTCGCGCAAGGCCCTGCTCGACGAGGAGGAGGCGCGGCGCAAGGGCGCATGA
- the pgeF gene encoding peptidoglycan editing factor PgeF: MITLGALNDITHIRHAFFTRTGGVSTGLYASLNVGFGSGDAPAAVAENRARAAARMDVPPERLVTCYQVHSPTCVAVTEPWTPDQAPHADAMATDRPGIALGILTADCAPVLFADEKARVIGAAHAGWKGAKGGVLEATIARMEELGAKRNRVVAAIGPCIAQRSYEVGPEFPAPFLAEDPRNRDYFAPARRPDHFLFDLAGYITRRLGDTGVEIIQRCPNDTVVEEDRFFSYRRSCLRGEKDYGRGLSAIVLQG; the protein is encoded by the coding sequence GTGATTACGCTTGGCGCGCTGAACGACATCACCCACATCCGACACGCCTTCTTCACCCGCACCGGCGGCGTTTCGACGGGGCTGTACGCCTCGCTGAACGTCGGCTTCGGGTCCGGGGACGCGCCCGCGGCCGTGGCGGAGAACCGCGCGCGCGCCGCGGCCCGCATGGACGTCCCGCCGGAGCGGCTCGTCACCTGCTATCAGGTGCACAGCCCGACCTGCGTCGCCGTCACCGAGCCCTGGACGCCCGATCAGGCGCCCCACGCCGACGCCATGGCGACCGACCGTCCGGGAATCGCGCTGGGCATCCTGACCGCCGACTGCGCCCCGGTGCTGTTCGCCGACGAGAAGGCGCGCGTCATCGGCGCCGCCCACGCCGGCTGGAAGGGCGCCAAGGGCGGCGTGCTGGAGGCGACCATCGCGCGCATGGAGGAGCTGGGCGCCAAGCGCAACCGCGTCGTCGCCGCCATCGGCCCCTGCATCGCCCAGCGCTCCTACGAGGTCGGGCCGGAATTCCCCGCCCCCTTCCTGGCCGAGGACCCGCGCAACCGCGACTATTTCGCGCCCGCCCGCCGCCCGGACCATTTCCTGTTTGATCTGGCCGGCTACATCACCCGCCGCCTGGGCGACACCGGGGTGGAGATCATCCAGCGCTGCCCCAACGACACGGTGGTCGAGGAGGATCGCTTCTTCAGCTACCGCCGGTCCTGCCTGCGCGGCGAGAAGGACTATGGGCGCGGCCTGTCGGCCATCGTCCTTCAGGGCTGA
- a CDS encoding hemerythrin family protein, with protein MTMNAHREDTLGSEGRSGDGRGDWRSARMVLDNGGLDADHRMQHELIRRFVALPGEEAERKPALALLSELRRVSIRHFLREERVQASMRYPHLEEHRAQHRRLATLLDDIIGQVDAEESAFEYAYVKGKADELLQFWFFDHFAKADLPMKTHLAKFAVR; from the coding sequence ATGACGATGAACGCGCACCGGGAGGATACGCTGGGGAGCGAGGGGCGGAGCGGCGACGGACGGGGCGATTGGCGCAGCGCGCGGATGGTGCTCGACAACGGCGGGCTGGACGCCGACCACCGGATGCAGCACGAGCTGATCCGCCGCTTCGTCGCCCTGCCGGGCGAGGAGGCCGAACGCAAGCCGGCGCTGGCCCTGCTGAGCGAGCTGCGCCGCGTCTCGATCCGTCATTTCCTGCGGGAGGAGCGGGTCCAGGCCTCGATGCGCTACCCTCATCTGGAAGAGCACCGGGCGCAACACCGCCGGCTGGCCACCCTGCTGGACGACATCATCGGGCAGGTGGACGCCGAGGAGTCGGCCTTCGAGTACGCCTACGTGAAGGGCAAGGCGGACGAGCTTCTGCAATTCTGGTTCTTCGACCATTTCGCGAAGGCCGACCTGCCCATGAAAACGCATCTTGCGAAATTCGCGGTGCGGTGA
- a CDS encoding 50S ribosomal protein L25/general stress protein Ctc gives MTQIVPLSAEARDRAGKGTARQTRRDGRIPAVIYGGKQAPIMISLEKFAFNRILNQAGFFTHLFDITVDGATHRVLPRDVQFHPVTDVPLHVDFLRVSTDTRTTVQVPVEFVDQEKSPGLKRGGVLNIVRHELDVTVSAGNIPEQITISCEGYDVGDSIHISSVKLPEGVTSTITDRDFTIATIVAPSGLKSEEAEGTEAAAS, from the coding sequence ATGACGCAGATCGTTCCGCTCAGCGCCGAAGCGCGCGACCGGGCCGGCAAGGGGACCGCCCGCCAGACCCGTCGTGATGGCCGTATCCCGGCCGTGATCTACGGTGGCAAGCAGGCCCCCATCATGATTTCGCTGGAGAAGTTTGCGTTCAACCGCATTCTGAACCAGGCGGGCTTCTTCACGCACCTGTTCGACATCACGGTCGATGGCGCCACCCACCGGGTCCTGCCGCGCGACGTGCAGTTCCATCCGGTCACCGACGTCCCGCTGCACGTCGACTTCCTGCGCGTCTCCACCGACACCCGCACCACCGTGCAGGTTCCGGTCGAGTTCGTCGACCAGGAGAAGTCGCCGGGCCTGAAGCGCGGCGGCGTGCTCAACATCGTCCGCCACGAGCTGGACGTGACCGTCTCCGCCGGCAACATCCCGGAGCAGATCACGATCTCCTGCGAGGGCTACGACGTCGGCGATTCGATCCACATCTCCTCGGTGAAGCTGCCGGAGGGTGTGACCTCGACGATCACCGACCGCGACTTCACGATCGCCACGATCGTCGCCCCGTCGGGCCTGAAGTCCGAAGAGGCCGAGGGCACCGAGGCCGCCGCTTCCTGA
- the rfaD gene encoding ADP-glyceromanno-heptose 6-epimerase, whose product MIVVTGGAGFIGSNLVAALAARGITNVAVIDRFGDGEKWQNLAKRELATLVAPENALAFLDQHAAEIDVIFHLGAISATTERDVDRIVANNVALTLDLWRWSSWRGARLIYASSAATYGDGSAGFDDDGSPDALAALRPLNAYGWSKHLIDRRVARVVAEGDIVPPQWAGLKFFNVYGPNERHKDDMMSVVAKLHPKLKAGEPARLFKSHRPEFEDGGQLRDFIFVDDCVAVMLWLYDNPQVSGLFNVGTGKARSFKDLALATFAALGMEPRVEYFDMPAELQGKYQYFTEARTERLRAAGFDRPFTELEEGVRRYVQDFLSQPDPYR is encoded by the coding sequence ATGATCGTGGTCACCGGTGGGGCCGGTTTCATCGGCTCGAACCTCGTGGCGGCCCTGGCCGCGCGCGGGATCACCAACGTCGCGGTGATCGACCGCTTCGGCGACGGGGAGAAGTGGCAGAACCTCGCCAAGCGGGAACTCGCCACCCTCGTCGCTCCGGAGAACGCGCTGGCGTTTCTCGACCAGCACGCCGCCGAGATCGACGTCATCTTCCACCTCGGCGCCATCTCGGCGACGACGGAGCGCGACGTGGACCGGATCGTCGCCAACAACGTGGCGCTGACGCTGGACCTGTGGCGCTGGTCCTCCTGGCGGGGCGCGCGGCTGATCTACGCCTCCTCCGCCGCGACCTACGGCGACGGCTCCGCCGGCTTCGACGACGACGGGTCGCCGGACGCGCTGGCGGCCCTGCGCCCGCTCAACGCCTATGGCTGGTCCAAGCATCTGATCGACCGTCGCGTCGCCCGCGTGGTGGCGGAGGGCGACATCGTGCCGCCGCAGTGGGCGGGCCTGAAGTTCTTCAACGTCTACGGCCCGAACGAGCGGCACAAGGACGACATGATGAGCGTCGTCGCCAAGCTGCACCCCAAGCTGAAGGCCGGGGAGCCGGCGCGCCTGTTCAAGTCGCACCGCCCGGAGTTCGAGGACGGCGGCCAGCTCCGCGACTTCATCTTCGTGGACGACTGCGTGGCCGTGATGCTCTGGCTCTACGACAACCCGCAGGTCAGCGGGCTGTTCAACGTCGGCACCGGCAAGGCCCGCAGCTTCAAGGATCTGGCCCTCGCCACCTTCGCGGCCCTGGGGATGGAGCCGCGCGTCGAGTATTTCGACATGCCGGCCGAGCTTCAGGGCAAGTACCAGTATTTCACCGAGGCCCGCACCGAGCGCCTGCGCGCCGCCGGCTTCGACCGGCCCTTCACCGAGCTGGAGGAGGGCGTGCGCCGCTACGTCCAGGATTTCCTGTCGCAGCCCGATCCCTACCGCTGA